The Methylobacterium currus genome contains a region encoding:
- a CDS encoding ABC transporter substrate-binding protein, which translates to MTRLSRALARTTALAAGLALATAAHAQSPQKGASDGVVKIGILNDQSGVYADFGGRGSVEAAKMAVEDFGGKVLDVPVQIVDADHQNKPDIASNIARQWYDTDRVDAIMELTTSSVALAVQGLSKEKRKITIVDGAATSDLTGKQCTPYGFHWAYDTHALAVGTGGSLVETGGDTWFFLTADYAFGTALQADVTQYVTQKGGKVVGAVRHPLSAQDFSSFLLQAQGSGAKIVGLANAGLDTSNAIKQAAEFGIVQGGQRLAALLFTLAEVHGLGLKAAQGIVLTEGYYWDLDDQARGFAKRFMAKTGKMPNMIQAGTYSSVLHYLKAVKAAGTDDTDAVAAKMRELKVDDFFGRGGTVQANGRMVHDMYLFQVKSPTESKAPWDYYKLLATIPGDKAFLSAKASGCPLTQ; encoded by the coding sequence ATGACACGTTTGAGCCGGGCGCTCGCCCGCACCACCGCGCTCGCCGCCGGTCTCGCTCTCGCGACCGCCGCACACGCCCAATCCCCCCAGAAGGGCGCCTCCGACGGCGTGGTGAAGATCGGCATCCTCAACGACCAGTCCGGCGTCTACGCCGATTTCGGCGGCCGCGGCTCGGTCGAGGCGGCGAAGATGGCGGTCGAGGATTTCGGGGGCAAGGTCCTCGACGTGCCGGTGCAGATCGTCGACGCCGACCACCAGAACAAGCCGGACATCGCCTCGAACATCGCCCGGCAATGGTACGACACCGACCGTGTCGACGCGATCATGGAGCTGACCACCTCCTCGGTGGCGCTCGCGGTGCAGGGCCTGTCGAAGGAGAAGCGCAAGATCACGATCGTGGACGGTGCGGCCACCTCGGACCTCACCGGCAAGCAGTGCACGCCCTACGGCTTCCACTGGGCCTACGACACCCACGCGCTGGCGGTCGGCACCGGCGGCTCGCTGGTCGAGACCGGCGGCGACACCTGGTTCTTCCTCACCGCCGACTACGCCTTCGGCACCGCGCTCCAGGCCGACGTCACCCAGTACGTGACCCAGAAGGGCGGCAAGGTGGTGGGCGCCGTGCGCCATCCCTTGAGCGCGCAGGACTTCTCGTCGTTCCTGCTCCAGGCGCAAGGATCGGGGGCCAAGATCGTCGGGCTGGCCAATGCCGGCCTCGACACCTCGAACGCGATCAAGCAGGCGGCGGAATTCGGCATCGTCCAGGGCGGCCAGCGCCTCGCGGCCCTGCTGTTCACGCTAGCGGAAGTCCACGGTCTCGGCCTCAAGGCGGCGCAGGGCATCGTGCTGACCGAGGGCTATTACTGGGACCTCGACGACCAGGCGCGCGGCTTCGCCAAGCGCTTCATGGCCAAGACCGGCAAGATGCCGAACATGATCCAGGCCGGCACCTACTCCTCGGTGCTGCACTACCTGAAGGCCGTGAAGGCCGCCGGCACCGACGACACCGACGCCGTGGCCGCCAAGATGCGCGAGCTGAAGGTCGACGACTTCTTCGGCCGCGGCGGCACCGTTCAGGCCAATGGCCGCATGGTCCACGACATGTACCTGTTCCAGGTCAAGTCGCCGACCGAGTCGAAGGCGCCGTGGGACTACTACAAGCTGCTCGCCACGATTCCCGGCGACAAGGCCTTCCTCTCGGCCAAGGCCAGCGGCTGCCCGCTGACGCAGTGA